The Streptomyces sp. HUAS CB01 genome has a segment encoding these proteins:
- a CDS encoding PepSY domain-containing protein → MNVSTHALRRVRAALTAGLVVCSALSVTACGSEGTKVSAGAANPKVSPTSTGNAAGSPSPTGTGRALTDDQAERRALVPAAKVTWDKAAGTATGEVAGSRLLEIGLTRYEGGSASPAPSPGTPEWETEVATDDGTVHRVRVDAVTGKVLRSRQESGQDADDKQEVAERLRNAKVTPEQAVATATGKKQGTVTDVHLDGDDGALIWSVDIVDQEDWSRTTVDVDAVTGEFRREEVDRD, encoded by the coding sequence ATGAACGTATCGACTCACGCTCTCCGTCGTGTCCGTGCGGCCCTGACCGCCGGCCTCGTCGTCTGCTCGGCCCTGTCGGTCACGGCCTGCGGCAGCGAGGGGACCAAGGTCTCGGCGGGGGCCGCGAACCCCAAGGTCAGCCCCACGAGTACGGGGAACGCCGCCGGCTCGCCGAGCCCCACGGGCACCGGGCGCGCACTCACCGACGACCAGGCCGAGCGCAGGGCGCTCGTCCCCGCGGCCAAGGTCACCTGGGACAAGGCCGCCGGCACGGCGACCGGCGAGGTCGCCGGGAGCCGGCTGCTCGAGATCGGCCTCACGCGCTACGAGGGCGGCAGTGCCAGTCCCGCCCCGAGCCCGGGCACCCCCGAATGGGAGACCGAAGTCGCCACCGACGACGGCACCGTGCACAGGGTCCGTGTGGACGCGGTGACCGGGAAGGTACTGAGGTCCCGTCAGGAATCCGGACAGGACGCCGACGACAAGCAGGAGGTCGCCGAGCGTCTGCGCAACGCCAAGGTGACTCCGGAACAGGCCGTGGCGACGGCTACCGGGAAGAAGCAGGGCACCGTCACCGACGTCCACCTGGACGGCGACGACGGCGCGCTCATCTGGTCGGTCGACATCGTCGACCAGGAGGACTGGAGCAGGACGACCGTCGATGTCGACGCCGTCACCGGCGAGTTCCGCAGGGAGGAGGTCGACCGGGACTGA
- a CDS encoding CGNR zinc finger domain-containing protein: MLGVRLCQGPGCGRLFLDRSRSHSRRWCSSGDCGNRVRARRHYARTRRAAGATDGQGAGASPARAGDAAAGVSPRRARR, from the coding sequence GTGCTCGGTGTCCGGCTCTGCCAAGGGCCGGGCTGCGGCCGGCTGTTCCTCGACCGCAGCCGCAGCCACTCGCGGCGCTGGTGCAGCTCCGGCGACTGCGGCAACCGCGTCCGTGCCCGGCGCCACTACGCCCGTACGAGGCGTGCGGCGGGTGCCACCGACGGGCAGGGAGCGGGCGCCTCTCCCGCCCGGGCAGGAGATGCGGCCGCGGGCGTCAGCCCGCGTCGGGCACGTCGATGA
- a CDS encoding SCO0607 family lipoprotein: MPVSRTISRPAGTATARRRRRAAAAVALTAVTAAAALTGCSIRDDICSDGEYPVLAVGNTGSACVPDGEQPPEGWARYPEGKVPKQVDDKWDVYWRTHTLDGNGRIIDVPDAG, encoded by the coding sequence ATGCCCGTGTCCCGCACGATCAGCCGGCCCGCCGGCACCGCCACCGCACGCCGGAGGAGGCGCGCCGCCGCGGCCGTCGCTCTCACGGCCGTGACGGCAGCGGCCGCGCTCACCGGATGCTCCATCCGGGACGACATCTGCAGCGACGGCGAGTACCCCGTCCTGGCGGTGGGGAACACCGGTTCCGCCTGTGTGCCGGACGGGGAGCAGCCCCCGGAGGGCTGGGCGCGGTACCCCGAGGGCAAGGTGCCGAAGCAGGTCGACGACAAGTGGGACGTCTACTGGCGTACGCACACGCTCGACGGGAACGGCAGGATCATCGACGTGCCCGACGCGGGCTGA
- a CDS encoding WhiB family transcriptional regulator yields MEHENWRHEAACRDEDPDLFFPIGNTGPALLQVAEAKAVCARCPVREQCLEWAMAHGQDAGVWGGLGEDERRALKRRTTRQRQRAQHGSAS; encoded by the coding sequence GTGGAGCACGAGAACTGGCGTCACGAAGCGGCCTGCCGCGACGAGGACCCCGATCTGTTCTTTCCCATCGGCAACACCGGACCCGCGTTGCTGCAGGTGGCCGAGGCCAAGGCCGTCTGTGCGCGCTGTCCCGTCCGGGAGCAGTGCCTCGAGTGGGCCATGGCCCACGGCCAGGACGCCGGGGTCTGGGGCGGTCTCGGCGAGGACGAGCGCCGCGCGCTCAAGCGCCGGACGACACGTCAGCGGCAGCGGGCGCAGCACGGATCCGCCTCGTAG
- a CDS encoding DUF1275 family protein, which produces MFLLLTLVTGALNAISFLALGGVFVSVMTANLALVGIAVGGSDVELAGNSAVALAGYIAGVLLGARYCERCARGNRSGVRALLFGELLLLCGVLAGWLPVDGSPAAPLRTVLLGAAALAMGCQSATIRATAPGVSTTYMTGLLTTLLTDVLARRRPDWSRAALVAAIPVGAALGALVVVTARAAAPLLPVVLLTAVLLLSAGAPGRPDR; this is translated from the coding sequence GTGTTCCTGCTGTTGACGCTGGTGACGGGGGCGCTGAACGCGATCAGCTTCCTGGCCCTCGGCGGGGTCTTCGTCAGTGTGATGACGGCCAACCTCGCGCTGGTGGGCATCGCCGTCGGGGGCTCCGACGTCGAACTGGCGGGGAACTCCGCCGTCGCACTGGCCGGTTACATCGCCGGTGTGCTGCTGGGCGCCCGGTACTGCGAGCGTTGTGCCCGGGGGAACCGCTCCGGTGTGCGGGCCCTGCTCTTCGGCGAGTTGCTGCTGCTGTGCGGGGTCCTGGCGGGCTGGCTCCCGGTGGACGGCAGTCCCGCCGCGCCCCTCCGGACCGTCCTCCTGGGGGCCGCGGCCCTGGCGATGGGGTGCCAGAGCGCGACGATCCGGGCGACGGCACCCGGCGTGTCCACCACGTACATGACGGGGCTGCTCACGACCCTGCTGACCGATGTCCTGGCGCGCCGGCGACCGGACTGGAGCAGGGCGGCCCTGGTCGCGGCGATCCCGGTGGGGGCGGCGCTCGGCGCGCTCGTCGTCGTCACCGCCAGGGCGGCCGCGCCGCTGCTGCCGGTCGTCCTGCTGACGGCCGTGCTCCTGCTGTCGGCCGGCGCGCCCGGCCGGCCGGACCGGTAG
- a CDS encoding cysteine desulfurase-like protein gives MTYDVSAVRAQFPALATGTAHFDGPGGTQTPLPVIEAIADALARPLSNRGQLLPGERNADAIVVEARRAMADLLGTEPSGVVFGRSATQLVYDFSRTLAATWSPGDEVVVTRLDHDSHIRPWIRAAERAGATVRWADFDPATGELTADDIRAVLSDRTRLVAVTAASNLIGTRPPIAEISRLVHDAGALLHVDGVHYTAHSAVDVEQLGTDFFVCSPYKFLGPHHGVLTARPELLETLRPDKLLPSSDAVPERFELGTLPYELLAGTRAAVDFLAGLATGASGTRRRRLTASFAALEEHEETLRARLDKGLATLDGITVHSRAADRTPTLLMTLDGRSTTDAYRFLAARGIHAPSGSFYAVEASRRLGLGDTGGLRVGLAPYSNAEDVDRLVTGLSEFLGA, from the coding sequence GTGACGTACGACGTCAGTGCGGTCCGCGCGCAGTTCCCCGCCCTCGCCACCGGCACCGCGCACTTCGACGGCCCCGGCGGCACCCAGACGCCGCTGCCCGTCATCGAGGCCATCGCCGACGCACTCGCCCGCCCGCTGTCGAACCGCGGACAGCTCCTGCCCGGCGAGCGCAACGCGGACGCCATCGTCGTCGAGGCCCGCCGGGCCATGGCGGACCTGCTGGGCACGGAGCCGTCCGGCGTCGTCTTCGGCCGCAGCGCCACCCAGCTCGTTTACGACTTCTCCCGCACCCTCGCCGCGACGTGGTCGCCCGGGGACGAGGTGGTCGTCACCCGCCTCGACCACGACTCCCACATCCGCCCCTGGATCCGCGCCGCCGAGCGGGCCGGTGCCACCGTCCGGTGGGCGGACTTCGACCCGGCGACCGGTGAGCTGACCGCCGACGACATCCGCGCCGTGCTGTCCGACCGCACGCGCCTGGTCGCCGTCACCGCGGCCTCCAACCTGATCGGCACCCGGCCGCCGATCGCGGAGATATCCCGCCTCGTGCACGACGCCGGGGCGCTGCTCCACGTCGACGGCGTGCACTACACCGCGCACTCCGCGGTCGACGTGGAACAGCTCGGCACGGACTTCTTCGTCTGCTCCCCCTACAAGTTCCTCGGCCCCCACCACGGCGTCCTCACCGCACGGCCGGAGCTGCTGGAGACCCTGCGCCCGGACAAGCTCCTCCCCTCCTCGGACGCCGTCCCCGAGCGCTTCGAGTTGGGCACCCTGCCGTACGAACTGCTCGCGGGTACACGCGCGGCGGTCGACTTCCTGGCCGGCCTGGCCACGGGCGCGTCGGGGACCCGCCGCCGGCGACTGACGGCCTCGTTCGCGGCCCTCGAGGAACACGAGGAGACGCTGCGCGCCCGGCTCGACAAGGGACTGGCCACGCTGGACGGCATCACGGTGCACTCCCGCGCGGCGGACCGCACGCCCACCCTCCTGATGACGCTCGACGGCCGCAGCACGACGGACGCGTACCGCTTCCTGGCCGCACGCGGCATTCACGCACCCTCCGGCTCCTTCTACGCCGTGGAGGCCTCCCGCCGGCTGGGCCTGGGCGACACGGGCGGCCTCCGCGTCGGCCTGGCGCCGTACAGCAACGCCGAGGACGTGGACCGGCTGGTGACGGGGCTGTCGGAGTTCCTGGGCGCGTGA
- a CDS encoding S8 family peptidase yields MRRIRLLAATALGLALSAAAVPPVSARTTDADAAASGAAAMGKTATVRLITGDRVTVTTDAAGRRSASVEPGTGRRGVLFRTYEQDGRLSVIPSDASDLVATGRLDRELFDVTALVAQRYDEAHTDALPLIVEQGRGAAEATVHRLTGLAEDGSAARPLKSIGAQSLRVDGDDLGMFWKQLTSGSGTSRPGARAAATPKVWLDSRVRPSLDRSNAQIGTPAAWAAGLRGESVKVAVLDTGADASHPDLAGRIAKAEDFSGSSGTGDAFGHGTHVASIVAGSGAASEGTRKGVAPAADLLVGKVLGDDGYGTESQVIAGMEWAAAQGAKVVNMSLGAEGSSDGQDAMSLALNELTERTGALFVVAAGNAGEQGQSTVGSPGAADAALTVGAVDRDDSLAPFSSRGPRAGDKAVKPDMTAPGVGIVAARATGTTMGHPVDAHYVAASGTSMATPHVAGVAALLAQRHPDWGPQQLKDALVSTSRTVSGQKVTEQGGGRVDVAAAVLGPLSATGTVALGTYETGAGASATTKLRYTNHSTEDLTLELDVRLATTGGREAAEGAVRPGADSVRVEAGRTVEVPVTVDPARLGRGAYYGYATATSADGRAKVHTTLSLLVKGPVHRLTVTSIDRDGKRSGALPSIWGTDGFVRYTDPDRGVAEVEEGTYQLDLPSIPSDGSELRHVILPEVKVTKDRTVTVDERKTTKVEIRTPRPAEQRGIMHYQVHRVIDGVGITQGVMYFDSVQSVHVSPTAEVTDGTFEFASRWQLVAPLLRAEVPGSDIDLRGYYMPQSPLLPERGQRLTAVAAGDVSAPRFDRARGKLAVLTNRDNVPEASVLATAAKAGVAAVALVHFSDQPWTRWEPDTERWALPTVRIGADAGARLLERIKDRTTEVHFTGTARSPYLYDVMQVSRQHIPAKVVHTVSEANSAVIRTTYADNGGLPWASEQRFARRPYQDFTWLQYARYVPTGFERTEYVSAGDTAWEHKVHHETFSQDRELNVGMRNAPRTYRAGEQLTETWQGAVVRPSIPRGAGLASVRDGNVLALRIPEFTDSGAGHWSPKIEGASEGGPGVRKPGAGAAQSGDTVKAVLFRDGTQIAGAGSSWTNFEVPAEAADYRLDVSTARASGEWAYGTATDTSWSFRSAAAGEARLLPLLQLDYTVPVDQHNKVGPGRTHGVRLAVRAQDGLAAPKGVVMQVEASYDDGRTWSRAPLRDRGANAFEADVKRPSGVRGDAYVTLRVSARDAAGNSVRQTVTRAYVHRG; encoded by the coding sequence ATGAGACGAATCCGCCTGCTGGCGGCGACGGCACTGGGGCTCGCGCTGAGCGCCGCAGCCGTCCCGCCGGTGTCGGCACGGACGACCGACGCCGACGCGGCCGCGTCCGGGGCCGCCGCCATGGGGAAGACCGCCACCGTGCGTCTGATCACCGGTGACCGGGTCACGGTCACCACGGACGCGGCCGGCAGACGCAGCGCCTCCGTGGAACCCGGCACCGGGCGGCGGGGAGTGCTGTTCCGCACCTACGAGCAGGACGGGCGGCTGTCCGTGATCCCGTCGGACGCATCGGACCTCGTCGCCACCGGGCGGCTGGACCGTGAACTGTTCGACGTGACCGCGCTCGTGGCCCAGCGCTACGACGAGGCGCACACCGACGCCCTCCCGCTGATCGTGGAGCAGGGCAGGGGTGCGGCGGAGGCCACGGTCCACCGGCTCACGGGCCTCGCCGAGGACGGCTCGGCCGCCCGGCCGCTGAAGAGCATCGGGGCGCAGTCGCTCCGCGTCGACGGCGACGACCTCGGCATGTTCTGGAAGCAGCTGACGTCCGGGTCCGGAACCTCGCGGCCGGGCGCCCGGGCCGCGGCCACACCGAAGGTGTGGCTCGACAGCCGCGTCCGGCCCTCACTGGACCGCAGCAACGCCCAGATCGGCACGCCCGCCGCCTGGGCGGCCGGGCTGCGGGGCGAGTCCGTCAAGGTCGCCGTCCTGGACACCGGCGCCGACGCGTCCCACCCCGACCTGGCGGGCCGGATCGCCAAGGCCGAGGACTTCTCCGGCAGTTCCGGCACCGGTGACGCCTTCGGCCACGGCACCCACGTGGCCTCGATCGTCGCCGGCAGCGGCGCCGCCTCCGAAGGCACCCGCAAGGGCGTGGCGCCCGCCGCCGACCTGCTCGTCGGCAAGGTGCTCGGCGACGACGGCTACGGCACCGAGTCCCAGGTGATCGCCGGCATGGAGTGGGCGGCGGCGCAGGGCGCCAAGGTCGTCAACATGAGCCTGGGCGCCGAGGGTTCGAGCGACGGCCAGGACGCGATGAGCCTGGCCCTGAACGAGCTGACCGAACGCACCGGCGCCCTCTTCGTGGTGGCGGCCGGCAACGCGGGTGAGCAGGGACAGAGCACCGTCGGCTCGCCCGGCGCCGCGGACGCGGCCCTCACCGTCGGCGCCGTGGACCGTGACGACTCCCTCGCCCCGTTCTCCAGCCGCGGCCCGCGCGCCGGGGACAAGGCCGTCAAGCCCGACATGACCGCACCGGGCGTCGGCATCGTGGCGGCCCGCGCCACCGGCACGACGATGGGCCACCCGGTCGACGCGCACTACGTGGCGGCTTCCGGTACGTCGATGGCCACCCCGCACGTCGCGGGCGTCGCCGCCCTCCTCGCCCAGCGGCACCCGGACTGGGGCCCGCAGCAGCTGAAGGACGCGCTGGTCAGCACCTCCCGCACCGTCTCCGGCCAGAAGGTCACCGAACAGGGCGGGGGCCGCGTCGACGTCGCCGCCGCCGTGCTGGGACCGCTGAGCGCCACCGGCACCGTCGCCCTCGGCACGTACGAGACCGGTGCGGGTGCCTCCGCCACGACGAAGCTCCGCTACACCAACCACTCCACGGAGGACCTCACGCTCGAGCTCGACGTCCGGCTGGCCACCACCGGCGGCCGTGAGGCGGCCGAGGGCGCGGTGCGGCCAGGCGCGGACTCCGTGCGCGTCGAGGCGGGCCGGACCGTCGAGGTGCCCGTGACGGTGGACCCCGCCCGTCTCGGGCGGGGCGCCTACTACGGCTATGCGACCGCCACCTCGGCCGACGGCCGGGCGAAGGTGCACACCACGCTGAGCCTGCTGGTCAAGGGCCCCGTCCACCGGCTGACAGTCACCTCGATCGACCGCGACGGCAAGCGCTCCGGCGCGCTGCCGTCGATCTGGGGGACCGACGGGTTCGTCCGCTACACCGACCCCGACAGGGGAGTCGCCGAGGTCGAGGAGGGCACCTACCAGCTCGACCTGCCCTCCATCCCGTCCGACGGCTCGGAGCTGCGCCATGTGATCCTGCCCGAGGTGAAGGTGACCAAGGACAGGACGGTCACCGTGGACGAGCGGAAGACCACGAAGGTGGAGATCCGCACCCCGCGTCCGGCGGAGCAGCGCGGCATCATGCACTACCAGGTGCACCGGGTGATCGACGGCGTCGGCATCACCCAGGGCGTCATGTACTTCGACAGCGTCCAGAGCGTCCACGTCAGCCCCACGGCCGAAGTCACGGACGGCACGTTCGAGTTCGCCTCACGCTGGCAGCTCGTCGCACCGCTCCTGCGGGCGGAGGTCCCCGGTTCGGACATCGACCTGCGGGGCTACTACATGCCCCAGTCCCCGCTCCTGCCCGAGCGCGGACAGCGCCTGACCGCCGTCGCCGCCGGTGACGTCTCCGCACCGCGGTTCGACCGCGCCCGCGGCAAGCTGGCCGTGCTCACGAACCGCGACAACGTCCCCGAGGCGTCGGTGCTCGCGACGGCCGCGAAGGCCGGTGTCGCGGCGGTGGCGCTCGTCCACTTCAGCGACCAGCCGTGGACCCGCTGGGAGCCCGACACCGAGCGCTGGGCGCTGCCCACCGTCCGGATCGGCGCCGACGCCGGTGCCAGGCTGCTGGAGCGCATCAAGGACCGCACGACCGAGGTGCACTTCACGGGCACGGCGCGCAGCCCCTACCTCTACGACGTCATGCAGGTCTCCCGGCAGCACATCCCCGCCAAGGTGGTGCACACCGTCTCGGAGGCCAACAGCGCCGTCATCCGCACGACGTACGCCGACAACGGCGGTCTTCCGTGGGCCTCGGAGCAGCGGTTCGCCCGCCGCCCCTACCAGGACTTCACGTGGCTGCAGTACGCGCGGTACGTGCCGACCGGCTTCGAGCGCACCGAGTACGTCTCGGCCGGCGACACCGCCTGGGAGCACAAGGTCCACCACGAGACCTTCAGCCAGGACCGCGAGCTGAACGTCGGCATGCGGAACGCACCGCGCACCTACCGCGCCGGTGAGCAGCTGACGGAGACCTGGCAGGGAGCGGTCGTCCGGCCGTCGATCCCGCGCGGTGCCGGGCTCGCCTCCGTCCGGGACGGCAACGTCCTCGCCCTGCGCATCCCGGAGTTCACCGACTCGGGCGCCGGCCACTGGTCGCCGAAGATCGAGGGTGCCTCGGAGGGCGGTCCCGGTGTCCGGAAGCCGGGCGCCGGCGCGGCCCAGTCGGGCGACACGGTCAAGGCGGTCCTCTTCCGCGACGGCACGCAGATCGCCGGCGCGGGCAGCTCCTGGACGAACTTCGAGGTGCCCGCCGAGGCGGCGGACTACCGGCTGGACGTGTCGACCGCCCGGGCCTCGGGCGAGTGGGCCTACGGCACCGCGACCGACACGTCCTGGTCCTTCCGGTCCGCGGCGGCCGGCGAGGCGAGGCTGCTGCCACTGCTCCAGCTCGACTACACCGTGCCGGTGGACCAGCACAACAAGGTCGGGCCCGGCCGTACCCACGGCGTCCGGCTGGCGGTCCGCGCGCAGGACGGGCTCGCCGCGCCGAAGGGCGTGGTCATGCAGGTCGAGGCGTCGTACGACGACGGCCGCACCTGGAGCAGGGCCCCGCTGCGCGACCGAGGGGCCAACGCGTTCGAGGCCGACGTCAAGCGGCCCTCCGGCGTGCGCGGCGACGCGTACGTGACGCTGCGGGTCAGCGCCCGGGACGCCGCGGGCAACAGCGTGCGGCAGACCGTGACGCGGGCCTACGTGCACCGGGGCTGA
- a CDS encoding helix-turn-helix domain-containing protein — protein sequence MLEAVGLSAAETDVYRALVAAVTASAGEVATTTGLDAGTAGRLLVALEDKGLARGVEGVPGRFAANPPDLALRPTIERHADELDKARAAVSELMETYRRNAWIRDASEVIELITGAGALRQRLQQVQDSAREELLWFCRAQYVAMPSGTNRSEFDALARGVGYRVLYEQAFFDDSGSVDNVVRAVRAGEAARAVPALPLRMAIADRSVAICPLAAAGPAGDPREVTAAVVRGSSLVEALVALFERYWEIGAPLRVTAEGQIGGPGLEADADALTADDQHLLSLMVAGITDESIAGQLGISRRTVQRRIQHMMNIAGVATRMQLGWQAARRNWI from the coding sequence ATGCTGGAGGCGGTGGGACTGTCGGCCGCCGAGACCGACGTGTACCGCGCGCTCGTCGCCGCCGTCACGGCGTCGGCCGGCGAGGTGGCCACGACGACGGGCCTCGACGCAGGGACCGCCGGGCGGCTGCTGGTCGCGCTGGAGGACAAGGGCCTGGCCCGCGGAGTGGAGGGGGTGCCGGGACGGTTCGCGGCCAACCCGCCCGACCTCGCCCTGCGCCCCACGATCGAGCGTCACGCCGACGAGCTGGACAAGGCCCGTGCCGCCGTGTCCGAACTCATGGAGACCTACCGGCGCAACGCCTGGATCCGGGACGCGAGCGAGGTGATCGAACTCATCACCGGGGCCGGGGCGCTGCGCCAGCGGCTGCAGCAGGTCCAGGACAGCGCGCGCGAGGAGCTGCTGTGGTTCTGCAGGGCCCAGTACGTCGCCATGCCGTCCGGTACGAACCGGTCCGAGTTCGACGCCCTGGCGCGCGGCGTCGGCTACCGGGTCCTGTACGAGCAGGCGTTCTTCGACGACTCCGGCTCCGTTGACAACGTAGTCAGGGCGGTACGGGCGGGCGAAGCGGCGCGCGCCGTACCGGCGTTGCCGCTGCGGATGGCGATCGCCGACCGGTCTGTCGCGATCTGCCCGCTGGCGGCGGCCGGTCCGGCGGGTGATCCGCGCGAGGTGACGGCGGCCGTCGTCCGCGGCAGCAGTCTGGTGGAGGCGCTCGTCGCCCTGTTCGAGCGCTACTGGGAGATCGGGGCTCCGCTGCGGGTGACCGCGGAGGGGCAGATCGGCGGGCCGGGCCTGGAGGCCGACGCCGACGCGCTGACGGCCGACGACCAGCACCTGCTGTCCCTGATGGTCGCCGGCATCACCGACGAGTCGATCGCGGGACAGCTCGGCATCAGCAGACGCACCGTGCAGCGCCGCATCCAGCACATGATGAACATCGCCGGGGTGGCGACCCGGATGCAGCTGGGCTGGCAGGCCGCTCGCCGCAACTGGATCTGA
- a CDS encoding BBE domain-containing protein, which yields MGRAFPPDTLRRLRDVKAAYDPGNVFRNNFPIPPADRAR from the coding sequence CTGGGCAGGGCCTTCCCGCCGGACACGCTCCGGAGGCTGAGGGACGTCAAGGCGGCGTACGACCCCGGGAACGTCTTCCGCAACAACTTCCCGATCCCGCCCGCGGACCGGGCCCGCTGA
- a CDS encoding AraC family transcriptional regulator, with protein sequence MDPLEDVLALLETRSHLSTNLLAGGEWAVRFAAPSGVKFNAVRRGRCLLEVDGADEPLRLSEGDCYLLTRPRGFTLRSGPGVVPVDAGPVFARAEDGVARTGDGDDVLLIGGRFSFGARAQELLLDALPPVVHVPAASSQAGTVRWALATIDEEVRDGRMGSTLVAEHLAVVMLVHVLRLHLAREPRSVSGWLAGLGDPVVAAALTSMHAEPAHPWTVAELARRGAVSRSTLAARFKSTVGRGPLEYLTAWRLELASKYLREGGGTVASIAREVGYGSESALSTAFKRVVGVSPRDYRNASAAG encoded by the coding sequence GTGGACCCCTTGGAGGACGTACTGGCCCTGCTGGAGACGCGGAGCCATCTGTCCACGAACCTGCTGGCGGGCGGGGAATGGGCCGTCAGGTTCGCCGCCCCCTCCGGGGTGAAGTTCAACGCCGTCCGGCGCGGCCGCTGTCTGCTGGAAGTCGACGGCGCGGACGAGCCGCTGCGGCTGTCGGAGGGCGACTGCTATCTCCTCACCCGCCCGAGGGGTTTCACCCTCCGCAGCGGTCCCGGGGTGGTCCCGGTCGACGCCGGGCCCGTTTTCGCGAGGGCCGAGGACGGCGTCGCCAGGACCGGTGACGGGGACGACGTGCTGCTGATCGGCGGCCGCTTCTCGTTCGGCGCCCGGGCCCAGGAACTCCTGCTCGACGCGCTGCCCCCCGTCGTCCACGTACCGGCCGCGTCGAGCCAGGCGGGGACCGTGCGCTGGGCGCTCGCCACGATCGACGAGGAGGTGCGGGACGGGCGCATGGGCTCGACGCTCGTGGCCGAGCATCTGGCGGTCGTCATGCTCGTCCATGTGCTGCGGCTGCACCTGGCCCGCGAGCCGCGCAGTGTCTCGGGCTGGCTGGCGGGGCTGGGCGACCCCGTGGTGGCGGCCGCCCTGACGTCCATGCACGCGGAGCCGGCGCACCCGTGGACGGTGGCGGAGCTCGCGCGCCGCGGTGCCGTGTCCCGTTCGACCCTCGCCGCGCGCTTCAAGAGCACGGTCGGCCGCGGGCCGCTCGAGTACCTCACGGCTTGGCGTCTCGAACTCGCCTCCAAGTACCTGCGGGAGGGCGGCGGCACGGTCGCGTCCATCGCGCGTGAGGTGGGCTACGGCTCCGAGAGCGCGCTCAGCACGGCGTTCAAACGCGTCGTCGGCGTATCGCCGCGCGACTACCGCAACGCGTCGGCGGCCGGCTGA
- a CDS encoding SDR family NAD(P)-dependent oxidoreductase, with protein MTASSRPESRPAHPLTTPFPAHATAAEVIDGVDLSGRRAVVTGGASGLGSETVRALATAGAEVTVATRRPASAERLVAELDAVPGAGPVRVAALDLADLSSVDAFARAWQGPLDILVANAGIMALPGRILGEAGWEMQLATNFLGHYALARALHGALRASGAARVVSVSSGAHLQAPFDFDDPHFARRPYDPWAAYGQSKTAGVLLAVGARRWAGDGITANALNPGYILTNLQRHLDDDTMRAFGVMDDEGNLTPLPYYKTPAQGASTSVLLAASPLLDAVTGRYFEDNQEAAVVGTAEGARGGVAPHALDPEAADRLWEYAGNAVRARTA; from the coding sequence ATGACCGCATCCTCTCGACCGGAGTCCCGTCCGGCGCACCCTCTCACCACCCCTTTCCCCGCCCACGCCACCGCCGCCGAGGTGATCGACGGCGTGGACCTCTCCGGCCGTCGCGCCGTCGTCACCGGAGGGGCCTCCGGCCTCGGATCCGAGACCGTACGGGCACTCGCCACCGCCGGGGCCGAGGTGACCGTCGCCACCCGCCGCCCGGCGAGCGCCGAGCGCCTGGTGGCGGAACTCGACGCCGTTCCCGGCGCGGGCCCCGTGCGGGTCGCGGCACTGGACCTCGCGGACCTGTCCTCGGTGGACGCGTTCGCGCGCGCCTGGCAGGGCCCGCTCGACATCCTCGTCGCCAACGCCGGGATCATGGCGCTCCCCGGCCGGATCCTCGGCGAAGCGGGCTGGGAGATGCAGCTCGCCACGAACTTCCTGGGGCACTACGCGCTGGCCCGCGCGCTGCACGGCGCCCTTCGCGCTTCCGGCGCGGCCCGTGTCGTCTCCGTCAGTTCCGGTGCCCACCTCCAGGCGCCCTTCGACTTCGACGATCCCCACTTCGCGCGGCGCCCGTACGATCCGTGGGCCGCGTACGGCCAGTCCAAGACCGCCGGTGTGCTGCTCGCGGTGGGCGCCCGCCGCTGGGCGGGCGACGGCATCACCGCCAACGCCCTCAACCCCGGGTACATCCTCACCAACCTCCAGCGGCACCTCGACGACGACACGATGCGTGCGTTCGGCGTGATGGACGACGAGGGGAACCTCACCCCGCTGCCGTACTACAAGACCCCGGCGCAGGGCGCGTCGACCTCGGTGCTGCTCGCAGCGTCGCCGCTGCTGGACGCGGTGACCGGCCGCTACTTCGAGGACAACCAGGAGGCGGCCGTCGTCGGGACGGCGGAGGGAGCCCGGGGCGGCGTCGCGCCGCACGCACTCGACCCGGAGGCGGCCGACCGCCTCTGGGAATACGCCGGGAACGCCGTCCGGGCCCGGACGGCGTGA